In Primulina eburnea isolate SZY01 chromosome 3, ASM2296580v1, whole genome shotgun sequence, one DNA window encodes the following:
- the LOC140825924 gene encoding uncharacterized protein isoform X2, producing the protein MSFTGPSVGSAGRAIRRTFEFGRTYVVRPKGKHQATIVWLHGLGDNGNSWSTLLETLPLPNIKWICPTAPQQPITLFGGFPSTAWFDVNDLSENASDDLEGLDASATYVASLLVNEPPNIKLGVGGFSMGAATSLYSATCFAHGKCGNGNQYSTNLSAVVGLSGWLPCAKNLSNKIEGVEGAAGRAVSLPILLCHGRGDDVVSHKFGEKSSEKLSSSGFQNVIFKSYPGLGHYTIPEEMDEVCAWLTSKLELEGQ; encoded by the exons ATGAGTTTTACTGGCCCTTCCGTTGGTTCTG CTGGTAGAGCTATTAGGAGAACATTTGAGTTTGGACGAACATATGTAGTGAGACCGAAAGGCAAACACCAGGCTACTATTGTTTGGCTACATGGCCTTGGAGACAATGGGAATAG CTGGTCCACTCTCTTGGAGACCCTTCCGCTTCCAAAT ATAAAATGGATCTGCCCGACTGCTCCTCAACAGCCAATAACTTTATTTGGTGGTTTCCCTTCAACTGCTT GGTTTGACGTAAATGATCTTTCGGAAAATGCTAGTGATGATTTAGAGGGTTTGGATGCTTCAGCTACATATGTTGCGAGCTTATTGGTTAATGAGCCCCCTAACA TTAAGCTGGGTGTTGGAGGCTTCAGCATGGGTGCGGCTACCTCTCTCTACTCTGCAACTTGCTTTGCTCATGGAAAATGTGGGAATGGCAACCAGTACTCAACGAATTTGAGTGCAGTTGTTGGATTAAGTGGCTGGCTTCCCTGTGCAAA GAATCTGAGTAATAAAATTGAAGGTGTGGAAGGGGCTGCAGGGCGTGCTGTGTCATTGCCTATTTTGCTTTGTCATGGTAGAG GAGACGATGTAGTTTCTCATAAATTTGGTGAGAAGTCTTCAGAGAAGTTGTCTTCTTCTGGATTTCAAAACgttatatttaaatcatatcCTGG GCTTGGTCACTACACCATCCCGGAGGAAATGGATGAAGTTTGCGCATGGCTAACTTCAAAACTCGAACTGGAGGGACAATAA
- the LOC140825922 gene encoding uncharacterized protein isoform X3: MGLISTPMEGECPEECREAVASLMFAAARFSDLPELRDLRNIFQQRYGNSLKAFVNQKFCEKLSVVPPARAKRLQVLHDITSEFSIKWDSKGFEQRMGSPSALVQVDLQKADVKQRHELLDAKGRVQSSAEHNVMRRDNSNDHSQEMVKQAHKSPLKKGESSTQGGDFLFHGRQTSPGGKHSPTIKRYDDELKRVKTENSSYGKMENNIDVGSVRRSNGVGYSRKGENCGPLTGNKDFYPAMKSDAEVTNVRLRNSSHRKAMDNGNIGYVRHNNGICKTGKGENSEAFPRERGAYASNFGENLGKNDEIFTIDGCLTQTKALGSIKRELEEESDRLKPCTKYALLPPYVKPKDVIGLPPTYTKPKEDKHTASRVSNHVGSDSEHSINLSACNRGNAAGQTCTVEPDENVHDEQFIEPSKMKSHLHDKDFGHQDDKVSSSKPRSTRKKHHKSSSGNDIVDSGEDGDVKRRSSSRRKDHSRKGLQMIFNEEHHRNNEEEMLIDELLMHYCKKPSSYNGGKLKKKVQAQSSQQIAYDGHDASKMAPVATRSISLPHESIDSPEPKKAFNRSNTFQSDNQARHVHPKLPDYDDLAERFAAMKGKKVYDQTEPRR, from the exons GGAATGCCCAGAAGAATGTAGGGAGGCTGTTGCTTCGCTGATGTTTGCTGCTGCCAGGTTTTCTGATTTGCCTGAACTGCGAGATCTGAGGAATATATTTCAGCAGAGATACGGAAATAGTTTAAAGGCTTTTGTTAATCAGAAG TTTTGTGAGAAACTATCTGTGGTACCTCCTGCACGAGCAAAGAGGCTCCAGGTATTGCATGACATAACTTCAGAGTTTTCAATAAAGTGGGATTCAAAGGGGTTTGAACAAAGAATGGGTTCCCCTTCTGCACTTGTGCAG GTTGATTTACAAAAAGCTGATGTTAAACAAAGGCATGAACTTCTTGATGCAAAAGGCAGAGTACAGAGCTCTGCAGAACACAATGTCATGAGAAGAGACAACTCAAATGACCACAGTCAGGAAATGGTTAAGCAGGCACACAAGTCTCCATTGAAGAAAGGAGAAAGCAGTACACAAGGAGGTGATTTTTTATTTCATGGAAGACAAACATCGCCGGGTGGCAAGCATTCTCCTACTATCAAGAGATATGATGATGAACTGAAGCGGGTAAAAACAGAGAATTCATCCTATGGGaaaatggaaaataatattGATGTTGGAAGCGTCAGACGAAGTAATGGTGTCGGTTATTCAAGGAAAGGAGAAAACTGTGGACCATTGACTGGAAATAAGGATTTTTACCCTGCTATGAAAAGTGATGCAGAAGTCACAAATGTAAGATTAAGAAATTCATCCCACAGAAAAGCCATGGATAATGGGAACATTGGATACGTGAGACACAATAATGGAATCTGCAAAACTGGAAAAGGAGAGAATTCAGAAGCATTTCCTCGCGAAAGAGGTGCATATGCCTCAAATTTTGGCGAAAATCTGGGAAAGAATGATGAAATCTTTACTATCGATGGTTGTCTCACTCAAACCAAAGCATTGGGATCAATAAAAAGAGAACTGGAGGAAGAATCTGATAGATTGAAACCTTGCACTAAATATGCTCTCCTTCCGCCAtatgtcaaaccaaaagacgtAATTGGTCTCCCTCCAACATATACTAAACCAAAAGAAGATAAACACACAGCCAGTAGAGTTTCTAATCATGTGGGTTCTGATAGTGAGCATTCAATTAACTTATCCGCTTGCAATAGAGGTAATGCAGCAGGCCAGACCTGTACTGTAGAACCCGATGAAAATGTTCACGATGAACAATTCATTGAACCCTCCAAAATGAAGAGTCATCTCCATGACAAAGATTTTGGTCATCAGGATGATAAAGTTTCCTCATCAAAACCTCGATCAACACGGAAGAAGCACCATAAGTCATCATCAGGCAATGATATTGTGGATAGCGGTGAAGATGGTGATGTTAAGAGGAGATCAAGTAGTAGAAGAAAGGACCATTCAAGAAAAGGCTTGCAGATGATTTTTAATGAGGAGCACCATAGAAACAATGAGGAGGAGATGCTTATAGATGAATTGTTAATGCATTACTGCAAAAAACCATCCAGCTACAATGGAGGAAAGCTGAAGAAAAAGGTGCAGGCTCAATCTTCACAGCAAATCGCTTACGATGGGCATGATGCCTCTAAAATGGCACCAGTGGCCACCAGATCTATTTCCCTACCGCATGAATCAATTGATTCCCCAGAGCCGAAAAAGGCGTTCAATCGTTCAAATACTTTCCAGTCAGATAATCAGGCACGCCATGTGCATCCTAAACTACCTGACTATGATGATCTGGCTGAGCGGTTTGCTGCCATGAAAGGAAAAAAAGTGTATGATCAAACGGAGCCAAGAAGGTAG
- the LOC140825922 gene encoding uncharacterized protein isoform X4 gives MFAAARFSDLPELRDLRNIFQQRYGNSLKAFVNQKFCEKLSVVPPARAKRLQVLHDITSEFSIKWDSKGFEQRMGSPSALVQVDLQKADVKQRHELLDAKGRVQSSAEHNVMRRDNSNDHSQEMVKQAHKSPLKKGESSTQGGDFLFHGRQTSPGGKHSPTIKRYDDELKRVKTENSSYGKMENNIDVGSVRRSNGVGYSRKGENCGPLTGNKDFYPAMKSDAEVTNVRLRNSSHRKAMDNGNIGYVRHNNGICKTGKGENSEAFPRERGAYASNFGENLGKNDEIFTIDGCLTQTKALGSIKRELEEESDRLKPCTKYALLPPYVKPKDVIGLPPTYTKPKEDKHTASRVSNHVGSDSEHSINLSACNRGNAAGQTCTVEPDENVHDEQFIEPSKMKSHLHDKDFGHQDDKVSSSKPRSTRKKHHKSSSGNDIVDSGEDGDVKRRSSSRRKDHSRKGLQMIFNEEHHRNNEEEMLIDELLMHYCKKPSSYNGGKLKKKVQAQSSQQIAYDGHDASKMAPVATRSISLPHESIDSPEPKKAFNRSNTFQSDNQARHVHPKLPDYDDLAERFAAMKGKKVYDQTEPRR, from the exons ATGTTTGCTGCTGCCAGGTTTTCTGATTTGCCTGAACTGCGAGATCTGAGGAATATATTTCAGCAGAGATACGGAAATAGTTTAAAGGCTTTTGTTAATCAGAAG TTTTGTGAGAAACTATCTGTGGTACCTCCTGCACGAGCAAAGAGGCTCCAGGTATTGCATGACATAACTTCAGAGTTTTCAATAAAGTGGGATTCAAAGGGGTTTGAACAAAGAATGGGTTCCCCTTCTGCACTTGTGCAG GTTGATTTACAAAAAGCTGATGTTAAACAAAGGCATGAACTTCTTGATGCAAAAGGCAGAGTACAGAGCTCTGCAGAACACAATGTCATGAGAAGAGACAACTCAAATGACCACAGTCAGGAAATGGTTAAGCAGGCACACAAGTCTCCATTGAAGAAAGGAGAAAGCAGTACACAAGGAGGTGATTTTTTATTTCATGGAAGACAAACATCGCCGGGTGGCAAGCATTCTCCTACTATCAAGAGATATGATGATGAACTGAAGCGGGTAAAAACAGAGAATTCATCCTATGGGaaaatggaaaataatattGATGTTGGAAGCGTCAGACGAAGTAATGGTGTCGGTTATTCAAGGAAAGGAGAAAACTGTGGACCATTGACTGGAAATAAGGATTTTTACCCTGCTATGAAAAGTGATGCAGAAGTCACAAATGTAAGATTAAGAAATTCATCCCACAGAAAAGCCATGGATAATGGGAACATTGGATACGTGAGACACAATAATGGAATCTGCAAAACTGGAAAAGGAGAGAATTCAGAAGCATTTCCTCGCGAAAGAGGTGCATATGCCTCAAATTTTGGCGAAAATCTGGGAAAGAATGATGAAATCTTTACTATCGATGGTTGTCTCACTCAAACCAAAGCATTGGGATCAATAAAAAGAGAACTGGAGGAAGAATCTGATAGATTGAAACCTTGCACTAAATATGCTCTCCTTCCGCCAtatgtcaaaccaaaagacgtAATTGGTCTCCCTCCAACATATACTAAACCAAAAGAAGATAAACACACAGCCAGTAGAGTTTCTAATCATGTGGGTTCTGATAGTGAGCATTCAATTAACTTATCCGCTTGCAATAGAGGTAATGCAGCAGGCCAGACCTGTACTGTAGAACCCGATGAAAATGTTCACGATGAACAATTCATTGAACCCTCCAAAATGAAGAGTCATCTCCATGACAAAGATTTTGGTCATCAGGATGATAAAGTTTCCTCATCAAAACCTCGATCAACACGGAAGAAGCACCATAAGTCATCATCAGGCAATGATATTGTGGATAGCGGTGAAGATGGTGATGTTAAGAGGAGATCAAGTAGTAGAAGAAAGGACCATTCAAGAAAAGGCTTGCAGATGATTTTTAATGAGGAGCACCATAGAAACAATGAGGAGGAGATGCTTATAGATGAATTGTTAATGCATTACTGCAAAAAACCATCCAGCTACAATGGAGGAAAGCTGAAGAAAAAGGTGCAGGCTCAATCTTCACAGCAAATCGCTTACGATGGGCATGATGCCTCTAAAATGGCACCAGTGGCCACCAGATCTATTTCCCTACCGCATGAATCAATTGATTCCCCAGAGCCGAAAAAGGCGTTCAATCGTTCAAATACTTTCCAGTCAGATAATCAGGCACGCCATGTGCATCCTAAACTACCTGACTATGATGATCTGGCTGAGCGGTTTGCTGCCATGAAAGGAAAAAAAGTGTATGATCAAACGGAGCCAAGAAGGTAG
- the LOC140825922 gene encoding uncharacterized protein isoform X2, protein MGLISTPMEGQTEEFLAGVNLLSCYDFIEQTCEYTVKQLSRIEKQGECPEECREAVASLMFAAARFSDLPELRDLRNIFQQRYGNSLKAFVNQKFCEKLSVVPPARAKRLQVLHDITSEFSIKWDSKGFEQRMGSPSALVQVDLQKADVKQRHELLDAKGRVQSSAEHNVMRRDNSNDHSQEMVKQAHKSPLKKGESSTQGGDFLFHGRQTSPGGKHSPTIKRYDDELKRVKTENSSYGKMENNIDVGSVRRSNGVGYSRKGENCGPLTGNKDFYPAMKSDAEVTNVRLRNSSHRKAMDNGNIGYVRHNNGICKTGKGENSEAFPRERGAYASNFGENLGKNDEIFTIDGCLTQTKALGSIKRELEEESDRLKPCTKYALLPPYVKPKDVIGLPPTYTKPKEDKHTASRVSNHVGSDSEHSINLSACNRGNAAGQTCTVEPDENVHDEQFIEPSKMKSHLHDKDFGHQDDKVSSSKPRSTRKKHHKSSSGNDIVDSGEDGDVKRRSSSRRKDHSRKGLQMIFNEEHHRNNEEEMLIDELLMHYCKKPSSYNGGKLKKKVQAQSSQQIAYDGHDASKMAPVATRSISLPHESIDSPEPKKAFNRSNTFQSDNQARHVHPKLPDYDDLAERFAAMKGKKVYDQTEPRR, encoded by the exons GGAATGCCCAGAAGAATGTAGGGAGGCTGTTGCTTCGCTGATGTTTGCTGCTGCCAGGTTTTCTGATTTGCCTGAACTGCGAGATCTGAGGAATATATTTCAGCAGAGATACGGAAATAGTTTAAAGGCTTTTGTTAATCAGAAG TTTTGTGAGAAACTATCTGTGGTACCTCCTGCACGAGCAAAGAGGCTCCAGGTATTGCATGACATAACTTCAGAGTTTTCAATAAAGTGGGATTCAAAGGGGTTTGAACAAAGAATGGGTTCCCCTTCTGCACTTGTGCAG GTTGATTTACAAAAAGCTGATGTTAAACAAAGGCATGAACTTCTTGATGCAAAAGGCAGAGTACAGAGCTCTGCAGAACACAATGTCATGAGAAGAGACAACTCAAATGACCACAGTCAGGAAATGGTTAAGCAGGCACACAAGTCTCCATTGAAGAAAGGAGAAAGCAGTACACAAGGAGGTGATTTTTTATTTCATGGAAGACAAACATCGCCGGGTGGCAAGCATTCTCCTACTATCAAGAGATATGATGATGAACTGAAGCGGGTAAAAACAGAGAATTCATCCTATGGGaaaatggaaaataatattGATGTTGGAAGCGTCAGACGAAGTAATGGTGTCGGTTATTCAAGGAAAGGAGAAAACTGTGGACCATTGACTGGAAATAAGGATTTTTACCCTGCTATGAAAAGTGATGCAGAAGTCACAAATGTAAGATTAAGAAATTCATCCCACAGAAAAGCCATGGATAATGGGAACATTGGATACGTGAGACACAATAATGGAATCTGCAAAACTGGAAAAGGAGAGAATTCAGAAGCATTTCCTCGCGAAAGAGGTGCATATGCCTCAAATTTTGGCGAAAATCTGGGAAAGAATGATGAAATCTTTACTATCGATGGTTGTCTCACTCAAACCAAAGCATTGGGATCAATAAAAAGAGAACTGGAGGAAGAATCTGATAGATTGAAACCTTGCACTAAATATGCTCTCCTTCCGCCAtatgtcaaaccaaaagacgtAATTGGTCTCCCTCCAACATATACTAAACCAAAAGAAGATAAACACACAGCCAGTAGAGTTTCTAATCATGTGGGTTCTGATAGTGAGCATTCAATTAACTTATCCGCTTGCAATAGAGGTAATGCAGCAGGCCAGACCTGTACTGTAGAACCCGATGAAAATGTTCACGATGAACAATTCATTGAACCCTCCAAAATGAAGAGTCATCTCCATGACAAAGATTTTGGTCATCAGGATGATAAAGTTTCCTCATCAAAACCTCGATCAACACGGAAGAAGCACCATAAGTCATCATCAGGCAATGATATTGTGGATAGCGGTGAAGATGGTGATGTTAAGAGGAGATCAAGTAGTAGAAGAAAGGACCATTCAAGAAAAGGCTTGCAGATGATTTTTAATGAGGAGCACCATAGAAACAATGAGGAGGAGATGCTTATAGATGAATTGTTAATGCATTACTGCAAAAAACCATCCAGCTACAATGGAGGAAAGCTGAAGAAAAAGGTGCAGGCTCAATCTTCACAGCAAATCGCTTACGATGGGCATGATGCCTCTAAAATGGCACCAGTGGCCACCAGATCTATTTCCCTACCGCATGAATCAATTGATTCCCCAGAGCCGAAAAAGGCGTTCAATCGTTCAAATACTTTCCAGTCAGATAATCAGGCACGCCATGTGCATCCTAAACTACCTGACTATGATGATCTGGCTGAGCGGTTTGCTGCCATGAAAGGAAAAAAAGTGTATGATCAAACGGAGCCAAGAAGGTAG
- the LOC140825924 gene encoding uncharacterized protein isoform X1: MSFTGPSVGSAAAGRAIRRTFEFGRTYVVRPKGKHQATIVWLHGLGDNGNSWSTLLETLPLPNIKWICPTAPQQPITLFGGFPSTAWFDVNDLSENASDDLEGLDASATYVASLLVNEPPNIKLGVGGFSMGAATSLYSATCFAHGKCGNGNQYSTNLSAVVGLSGWLPCAKNLSNKIEGVEGAAGRAVSLPILLCHGRGDDVVSHKFGEKSSEKLSSSGFQNVIFKSYPGLGHYTIPEEMDEVCAWLTSKLELEGQ, translated from the exons ATGAGTTTTACTGGCCCTTCCGTTGGTTCTG CTGCAGCTGGTAGAGCTATTAGGAGAACATTTGAGTTTGGACGAACATATGTAGTGAGACCGAAAGGCAAACACCAGGCTACTATTGTTTGGCTACATGGCCTTGGAGACAATGGGAATAG CTGGTCCACTCTCTTGGAGACCCTTCCGCTTCCAAAT ATAAAATGGATCTGCCCGACTGCTCCTCAACAGCCAATAACTTTATTTGGTGGTTTCCCTTCAACTGCTT GGTTTGACGTAAATGATCTTTCGGAAAATGCTAGTGATGATTTAGAGGGTTTGGATGCTTCAGCTACATATGTTGCGAGCTTATTGGTTAATGAGCCCCCTAACA TTAAGCTGGGTGTTGGAGGCTTCAGCATGGGTGCGGCTACCTCTCTCTACTCTGCAACTTGCTTTGCTCATGGAAAATGTGGGAATGGCAACCAGTACTCAACGAATTTGAGTGCAGTTGTTGGATTAAGTGGCTGGCTTCCCTGTGCAAA GAATCTGAGTAATAAAATTGAAGGTGTGGAAGGGGCTGCAGGGCGTGCTGTGTCATTGCCTATTTTGCTTTGTCATGGTAGAG GAGACGATGTAGTTTCTCATAAATTTGGTGAGAAGTCTTCAGAGAAGTTGTCTTCTTCTGGATTTCAAAACgttatatttaaatcatatcCTGG GCTTGGTCACTACACCATCCCGGAGGAAATGGATGAAGTTTGCGCATGGCTAACTTCAAAACTCGAACTGGAGGGACAATAA